The Chlamydiales bacterium sequence TGCGTATGCGAAAAACCTTTGATAAACTTTCGAATAGCGCCATAAAACTCTTCCGCAGCGTCCATCTCAATAAAATGCCCCGCGTTTTTCAAAATCACAAGTTCCGCGTTTGGGATTTTATTACTCATGAATTTTGAGTACATCTCATCAAAAATCCAATCGCTGTCCCCAGTAATCACAAAAGTTGGACAGGC is a genomic window containing:
- a CDS encoding alpha/beta hydrolase, which encodes MMPLYSKRHVPTVPSKDELPFAYEPLNKGFLTDLRTVDYNNQLSAIACPTFVITGDSDWIFDEMYSKFMSNKIPNAELVILKNAGHFIEMDAAEEFYGAIRKFIKGFSHTHR